The genomic interval CTCGCAAACAACGCCCTCCTTCATACCAGATATCTCCATTTTTAGGATCAAACTTTAAATACATATCGATATCTGCCAGGGACCGATCAAATTGTCCCAATTGATTGTAAATAATGGATCGATTTAAATATCCGAATTTCCAATTCTTATTGATTTCAATACCTTTGTTAAAGTCGGTTAATGCTTCCTCTAATCGACCTAATTTTGCTTTTGCCGCACCCCGATTTACAAAGTATTCTGCTTGCGGACTCATTTTAATAGCTTGGTCATAATCGAGAATTGCTTTTTCATCTTCATTTTTATTAAAGAATAATCTGGCTCTACTGTTGAATGTTGCATGTCCTGCTTTATATTTAATTGCATTGTTATAATCTTGTAATGCAAGATCATATTGCTTATAATCTCGTAAATAATTTGCCCGGTTATTATAAGGAAGTGAGGAGTTCGTATAATATTGTAAAACATGTGTCCAAAGCGTATTTGAGTTTTTCCAGATCTTAGTTTGATTATAGGACAAATACGCAAGGAATAACAGATAAATTCCGACTACCGAATACACATTTGTAGCAAGTGTTGGTTTTTTATTTATGAATTGCTGAAGGTAGTATGCGAATATAAAAAACAAGCCGATATATGCAATGTAGGTAAATCGATCAGCAAGATATCCTTGCCCTGCCCCTATAATTTGTAACAGAAACACGATGTTTAAAAAGAAAAAACTAAATCCAAAAACCAGGGCTTTTAAATTTCGTTTATAAGCATAATAAATCCCTGCAAATAAAGCGATAGCAGCAGGAAGTGAAAGATAATGCCAAATCGTTAATTTTTCAGGATACGGATATAGTGGAGACATTCGATAGGGTGCCAACCATTTTATACAATACGTAATAAAACTATAACTCCCTATAAAAATTCGTTGAATTCCAGAATGTACAACATCATTTGTTTCCAGGGAGCCTTGTTGTTTTAAGAAATAAATTCCAAGACATCCAAAAAGAAAAGCGGCAAGAAATAACAACCATTTTTCAGTAATTAACTTAAATTGGATTTCTCTTCCTTTAAAATAATCAATAGCCAACATAGATAAAGGCAATGCAACCATTTGAATTTTGGCGAATAAGCCTATGACAAATAATAGAAAGATCCAAATTTTTCTGGATGTCTTAGGATGATCAAGATTAATAATATACAGATATAAAGCAGGACAGAAAAAGGCCCCATACAGTACATCTTTTCGTTCTGTAATCCAGGCTACAGATTCAACTCGCAAAGGGTGAAATGCAAAAAACGCCGTAGCAATTAATGCGATCCAGAGCTGTAATTGGAGTGCTCTAAATATTTTGAAAACAAAAAAAATACAAACTAAGTGAAGTAATATATTGACAAGATGCATATTAGAAGCATTCATTCCATAAAAATGATGCTCTATGCCAAAACTTAAAATACTCAAAGGATTGTAATTGCCGATCACATTTTGACTAAAAATAGCTTTCAGATTCGGTTCTACAACTAAAGGATTTTCATAAACATTGCGATCGTCATCCCAATTTACGAAATCACATTTTAAGGCGCTACTAAATATAAAAAAGCTAAAAACTAATAAGGGGAGCAGATAAATCAGCTCATTTTTAGACTTTGGCTCTGAAATTACTTTGATTGGAGCCGGTACGGAAGCTTTGATTTTGGTTTTTTTATTTCCCATGAACAGATAATGACTTGTAACAAAGGTACAAAATATTGGATTTGCCATTTTGGACCTGTTTTTACTTCTTTTGCTTTCTCACCTAATTTGTAGATTTGCATTGTGAAAATCACTACCGGCGAGTTAGCAAAATTGGTGAATGGGATTCTGGAAGGTGATCCGGAGCTTCTGATTACCCATCCCAGTAAGATTGAAGAGGGTGAGGAAGGCAGTATCTGTTTCTTAGGTAACCCAAAGTATGAATCTTATTTATACACTACGAAGGCGTCTGCAGTCTTGGTTGAAAGCTCATTTGAACCCAAAGAACAGGTTAAAGCAGCTTTAATACGGGTAGAAAACGTCTACCTTACAGTTAGTCAGCTATTAAACCAATTTGACGAAAAGTCAGCTGGAAATGGCTTAGATAAAAATGCGATTATAGATCCGAAGGCTCGGTTATCAGGTGATACTAGTGTTGGGCCTTTTAGTATTATTTCCGAAGGTGTACAAATTGGCAAACGATCTATCATTCATGCTCAAGTATTTATTGATAAAGATGTGAAAATTGGGGATGATGTGGTTATTTATCCCGGGGTTAAAGTTTATAAAGATTGTATTATTGGCGACCGCTGTATTTTGCATGCGAATGTTGTTATTGGTTCGGATGGTTTCGGTTTTTCGCCAGATGGTAATGGAAATTACAAAAAAATAGCCCAACTTGGAAATGTTGAAATCGGAAGTGATGTTGAAATAGGATCGAATACTACGATAGATCGCGGTACGATGGGATCAACCCGGATAGGAAATGGATGTAAACTCGATAATCTGATTCAAATTGCGCACAATGTACAGATCGGTGAACATACAGTGATAGCAGCCCAAACAGGCATTGCCGGAAGTGCAAAAATTGGAAAATACTGTATGATCGGTGGGCAGGTAGGTATTGCAGGGC from Saprospiraceae bacterium carries:
- the lpxD gene encoding UDP-3-O-(3-hydroxymyristoyl)glucosamine N-acyltransferase, which codes for MKITTGELAKLVNGILEGDPELLITHPSKIEEGEEGSICFLGNPKYESYLYTTKASAVLVESSFEPKEQVKAALIRVENVYLTVSQLLNQFDEKSAGNGLDKNAIIDPKARLSGDTSVGPFSIISEGVQIGKRSIIHAQVFIDKDVKIGDDVVIYPGVKVYKDCIIGDRCILHANVVIGSDGFGFSPDGNGNYKKIAQLGNVEIGSDVEIGSNTTIDRGTMGSTRIGNGCKLDNLIQIAHNVQIGEHTVIAAQTGIAGSAKIGKYCMIGGQVGIAGHLSIADGTMIQAQSGIASSLEQPKGKWYGSPAIEYFSFLRSFAEFKRLPTIVKKLKDLEDQQKST